One Entomomonas asaccharolytica DNA segment encodes these proteins:
- a CDS encoding dual specificity protein phosphatase family protein, translated as MKITHYYHLAWFIFICLISNLAMAMQNNEEWADPIDPSFNFYQVSPLLYRSALPDTSKVETIKKQNIATIITLIKEDDTKWLGKNEKIQLVKYPTHADRVKDDDVLKVLKLIQQSQSEGKAVLLHCKHGQNRTGLFIAMYRIVVQRWSKEQAINELVYGISSTEMEDVNEAMAYIQKANVNGIRKALKNNDCSTSRWAVCNFFSS; from the coding sequence ATGAAAATAACACACTATTATCATTTAGCTTGGTTTATATTTATTTGTCTTATTTCTAATTTAGCAATGGCAATGCAAAACAATGAAGAATGGGCAGATCCTATTGATCCTAGTTTTAATTTCTATCAAGTTAGTCCATTACTCTATCGTAGCGCTTTACCTGATACTAGCAAGGTAGAAACTATTAAAAAACAAAATATTGCTACCATTATTACCTTGATTAAAGAAGATGATACCAAATGGTTAGGAAAAAACGAAAAAATACAGTTAGTTAAATACCCAACCCATGCAGACCGTGTAAAAGATGATGATGTATTAAAAGTATTAAAGTTGATTCAGCAGTCACAAAGTGAAGGGAAAGCTGTGCTGTTACATTGTAAGCATGGGCAAAATAGAACAGGTTTGTTTATTGCTATGTATCGCATAGTTGTTCAGCGTTGGTCAAAAGAGCAAGCAATTAATGAGTTAGTCTATGGCATTTCTTCTACCGAAATGGAAGATGTTAATGAAGCAATGGCTTATATACAAAAAGCGAATGTCAACGGTATACGCAAAGCCCTAAAAAATAATGATTGTAGTACCAGTAGGTGGGCTGTTTGTAATTTTTTTAGTAGTTAA
- a CDS encoding phosphatidate phosphatase App1 family protein, translating into MQFRKFFISSLLGCFTPIALASSLKSDEYVMFIPDIAYQTTENKIAVNVQAWVYEKERRLGMTTTLTKYLGINKDQLSPEQYARLYERSQLFRVDSERGKNIKVQFADQSIHSLPTTNKDGRANKTVYFATDAAISNNNLIAYQLYQSGTPAGADNGYAIFASPEGLSVISDIDDTIKDSNVLDRQQLLVNTFIEEFKAIDSMRDWYRYIADNNKQTIAFHYVSSSPIQLYPALKEFMDKANFPLGSFHLREGTTWNSVVATGDDSLQHKKSSIEKLLTAYPKRQFILIGDSGEADPEIYADMMRRHPEQVNCIAIRNVTDEDNQNSRYQQTFKDLDINKWRVFTDPTDLKDWCISTQ; encoded by the coding sequence ATGCAATTTAGGAAATTTTTTATCTCTTCTCTGCTAGGATGTTTTACCCCAATAGCTCTTGCCTCATCCTTAAAATCAGATGAGTATGTAATGTTTATTCCTGATATTGCTTATCAAACAACTGAAAATAAAATTGCAGTTAATGTACAAGCATGGGTCTATGAAAAAGAACGTCGTCTAGGCATGACTACCACACTTACTAAGTATTTAGGTATTAATAAAGATCAGCTCAGCCCTGAGCAATACGCTAGACTATATGAAAGAAGCCAATTATTTAGAGTAGATTCTGAACGCGGTAAAAACATTAAGGTACAGTTTGCCGATCAATCTATACATAGCCTCCCCACAACTAACAAAGATGGTAGAGCCAATAAAACTGTTTATTTTGCAACAGACGCTGCTATAAGTAATAATAACCTTATCGCTTATCAGTTATATCAATCTGGCACACCAGCAGGCGCGGATAATGGCTATGCTATTTTTGCTTCGCCTGAAGGTCTATCTGTAATTTCTGATATAGACGATACAATAAAAGATTCTAACGTATTAGATAGACAGCAATTACTTGTAAATACTTTTATAGAAGAATTTAAAGCTATTGATAGTATGCGTGACTGGTATCGTTATATAGCTGATAATAATAAACAAACCATTGCTTTCCATTATGTTTCATCTAGTCCAATACAACTTTATCCTGCGCTTAAAGAGTTTATGGATAAAGCAAATTTTCCATTGGGTAGTTTTCATTTACGTGAAGGTACAACTTGGAACTCTGTAGTAGCAACAGGTGATGATTCTCTGCAACATAAAAAGAGCAGTATTGAAAAACTATTAACAGCTTATCCCAAACGTCAATTTATTTTAATTGGAGACTCGGGTGAAGCTGATCCTGAAATTTATGCGGATATGATGCGACGTCATCCTGAGCAAGTAAATTGTATTGCTATACGTAATGTAACCGATGAAGACAATCAAAATAGTCGCTATCAACAAACATTTAAAGATTTGGATATTAATAAATGGCGAGTATTTACTGACCCTACAGATTTAAAAGATTGGTGTATCAGCACGCAATAA
- the cysK gene encoding cysteine synthase A, with amino-acid sequence MSIFTDNAQSIGNTPLIQLNKLTVRGVTILVKTEGRNPGYSVKCRVGANLIWDAENSGKLKEGVTIVEPTSGNTGIALAFVAAARGYKLILTMPSSMSLERRQILKALGAELVLTEPAKGMKGAIEKATEIVNSDPDKYFMPQQFDNPANPAIHEKTTGPEIWNDTNGNIDILVSGVGTGGTITGVSRYIKNTQKKPILSVAVEPVTSPVISQTLQGEEVKPAPHKIQGIGAGFVPKNLDLSLVDKVIQVTDEESKQTALRLMQEEGILCGISSGAALAAALKLAELPENQGKTIVVILPDSAERYLSSMLFADMFTEQETKQ; translated from the coding sequence ATGAGTATTTTTACAGATAATGCGCAATCTATTGGTAATACGCCTCTTATTCAATTAAATAAATTGACCGTAAGGGGGGTTACGATTCTTGTGAAAACAGAAGGGCGTAATCCTGGCTACTCTGTAAAATGCCGTGTGGGTGCGAATTTAATTTGGGATGCAGAAAACTCAGGTAAATTAAAAGAGGGTGTGACAATAGTTGAACCTACATCAGGCAATACAGGAATCGCCTTAGCTTTTGTGGCTGCTGCTAGAGGTTATAAGCTGATTCTAACCATGCCTTCTTCCATGAGCTTAGAACGTCGTCAGATTTTAAAAGCACTAGGTGCCGAATTAGTCTTGACTGAACCTGCTAAGGGGATGAAAGGTGCGATTGAAAAAGCAACCGAAATAGTCAATAGCGATCCTGATAAATACTTTATGCCACAGCAGTTTGATAACCCAGCTAACCCCGCTATTCACGAAAAAACAACAGGCCCAGAGATTTGGAATGATACTAATGGCAATATTGATATTCTTGTATCAGGTGTTGGTACAGGCGGTACGATTACAGGGGTTTCACGTTATATTAAAAATACCCAGAAAAAACCTATTCTTTCTGTAGCAGTGGAGCCTGTAACATCGCCAGTTATAAGTCAAACCTTGCAAGGTGAGGAAGTTAAGCCTGCTCCCCATAAAATCCAAGGCATTGGCGCAGGGTTTGTGCCAAAAAATTTAGATCTTTCATTAGTAGACAAGGTAATACAGGTTACTGATGAAGAATCGAAACAAACAGCGTTACGGTTAATGCAAGAAGAAGGTATTTTGTGTGGTATTTCTTCTGGCGCAGCATTGGCAGCGGCTTTAAAACTAGCAGAACTACCAGAAAATCAAGGTAAAACCATTGTGGTGATATTGCCAGACTCAGCAGAACGTTATTTATCCAGTATGTTATTTGCTGATATGTTTACCGAGCAAGAAACTAAACAATAA
- a CDS encoding alpha/beta fold hydrolase: MTTATEKIVTTIAGVEIWTESFGDPANPGILLIMGAMNQGLFWPQTFCEELANAGFLVIRYDNRDTGKSSTINYSINPYTLDDMAEDAIAILDAYKLAKTTVIGMSMGGYIAQLIGINYPSHVDKLILLSSSPDQRPYMYSLQGTYMGQFPLSPPCEDYLFQLAQASFYMPKTPEEVVKSTLDSWHSIHSGSLPFPEQEMTMLIKESMARMENPMAVMNHGAAVGNSPDRLKTVQQIKAPTLVLHGEFDPVLPIDHGQYLADNIEGAQLVKLDMGHLFPPTMSQLMAEHVINFIKS, translated from the coding sequence ATGACAACAGCAACCGAAAAAATAGTAACAACTATAGCAGGTGTTGAGATTTGGACGGAGTCTTTTGGTGATCCAGCAAATCCAGGTATCTTGTTAATAATGGGCGCAATGAATCAAGGCTTATTTTGGCCACAAACTTTCTGTGAGGAACTGGCTAATGCTGGGTTTTTAGTGATTCGTTATGATAATCGTGATACGGGTAAATCTTCTACAATCAACTATTCAATAAATCCCTATACGCTAGATGATATGGCTGAAGATGCGATTGCTATTTTAGATGCCTATAAATTAGCAAAAACAACCGTGATAGGAATGTCAATGGGTGGTTATATCGCTCAATTGATAGGTATTAATTATCCTTCCCATGTTGATAAATTAATATTGTTATCTAGTTCACCAGATCAACGTCCTTATATGTATTCCTTACAGGGTACCTATATGGGGCAGTTCCCTTTATCACCGCCTTGTGAAGATTATTTATTCCAATTAGCACAAGCTTCGTTTTATATGCCTAAAACGCCTGAAGAAGTGGTTAAATCTACCTTAGATAGTTGGCATTCTATACATAGTGGCTCATTACCTTTTCCTGAGCAGGAAATGACTATGCTAATTAAGGAATCCATGGCTAGAATGGAAAATCCAATGGCTGTGATGAATCATGGTGCGGCTGTTGGCAACTCTCCAGATCGTTTAAAAACAGTGCAACAGATTAAAGCGCCAACATTAGTATTGCACGGTGAGTTTGATCCTGTTTTACCGATCGATCATGGTCAATATTTAGCAGATAATATTGAAGGTGCTCAGTTGGTTAAGTTGGATATGGGGCATTTATTCCCACCCACTATGTCACAGCTAATGGCAGAGCATGTAATTAATTTTATCAAGTCATAA
- a CDS encoding glutathione S-transferase: MQLIGLLKSPFVRRVAISLKYYGIPFEHYPLSAFGDDYATLESINPVVKLPTLVLDNGDILMDSSLILEYFESQVPMMQKLLPSSPNELATHLKVIGLALMGCEKTLQLIYELHRRPEEKHYQPWIERVTNQIKGAFTVLEQEVAQNSFKTMDDSINQAAISTAIAWSFNQFALPDLLKPEDFPTLSQFTNELETLPIFLDTPIN, translated from the coding sequence ATGCAGCTAATAGGTTTATTAAAATCACCCTTTGTAAGAAGGGTAGCCATTTCTTTAAAATATTATGGTATTCCCTTTGAACATTATCCTTTATCTGCATTTGGTGATGATTATGCGACATTAGAGTCAATCAATCCTGTGGTGAAATTACCCACTTTAGTGTTGGATAATGGCGATATTCTAATGGACTCTAGTTTAATACTTGAGTATTTTGAATCGCAAGTACCTATGATGCAAAAATTATTACCTTCTAGCCCTAATGAGTTAGCTACCCATTTGAAAGTTATTGGTCTTGCTTTAATGGGCTGTGAAAAAACGCTTCAATTGATTTATGAGTTACATAGAAGACCTGAAGAAAAACATTATCAGCCATGGATAGAGCGGGTTACTAATCAAATTAAAGGTGCTTTTACTGTATTAGAACAAGAGGTAGCACAAAACTCTTTTAAAACAATGGATGATTCAATTAATCAAGCTGCTATATCAACAGCGATAGCTTGGTCATTTAATCAATTTGCTTTGCCTGATTTATTAAAGCCAGAAGATTTTCCAACACTGTCACAATTTACCAATGAGCTAGAAACACTACCTATTTTTTTAGATACGCCAATTAATTAA
- the smc gene encoding chromosome segregation protein SMC, whose protein sequence is MRLKSIKLAGFKSFVDATTAYFPTNMTAVVGPNGCGKSNIIDAVRWVMGEGSAKNLRGESMIDVIFNGSNTRKPVTQASIELIFDNSDGTLLGEYACYAEISIRRRVTRDGQNQYFLNGTKCRRRDITDIFLGTGLGPRSYSIIEQGMISRLIEARPEDLRNYIEEAAGISKYKERRRETENRIHRTQENLARLSDLREELGRQLERLHSQAKSAEKYQQYKIEERQLKAELTAIRWQTLHSQTENHQRIIQEQELALEALITEQQNADTHIEQHRDKHHDLSEHFNQVQGLFYAIGGEIARFEQSIQHNQQRLKQLQEDSTEAEHSYQEALTTITADEEQLAIIAEEVLLLEPEKELLGAKTEEATIQLHEVETAMATWQEQWHEFTQKSHETKRQAEVQQSRTQHFEQSLERITERMQRFVSESEQLNADPQAAEILLLNEQLAESELVIEQAEEEKGQLQQAIQHLRSQRTELDQRYQKQQNDSQRLAGRIASLEALQQAALNPDSNTAQWLNDHGLANNQHLADRLKVVEGWELAVETILGADLQAIICDSLDISNLQNFTQGELRLIQPTTMSTAISNTSSLLDKVLSKDIAPSWLAMVIPVENLDEALAKRTALGLGQSLITQDGYWVGSDFIRIKRGEQTTTGVLARAQELEKLVEQQAQLVEIIEQTQQDIELLTEQLHSKEQSLANQHNKLQHLTQQMGELKAKLVAHRAQVEQVTQRRQYLDKEIHELTVQQQAQHEELKQARALLQEALDQMAEYAQQDITLQIERGQLQNQLEHWRREERVQKDQLHQLSIKLNGLVTQKQAIAQSLQRLKQQMDRLQERKELLQSQLAEGSAPIEELRFSLEQQLEKRLQVEEELKQARLALEDADSSLRETEQRRTRAEQQSQALRSQLEQQRLDWQGLNVRKKSLQEQLQEDSYDLHTLLQNLTEEANESDWLKRLEQVTERIQRLGAINLAAIEEYQQQSERKNYLDAQNNDLVEALTTLENVIQKIDKETRQRFKDTFDKINDGLQKLFPKVFGGGMASLELTGEDLLSTGVAIMARPPGKKNSTIHLLSGGEKALTALALVFAIFQLNPAPFCMLDEVDAPLDDTNVGRYANLVKEMSEKVQFIYITHNKIAMEQADQLMGVTMHEPGCSRLVAVNMEEAVALTEV, encoded by the coding sequence ATGCGTTTAAAGTCGATTAAACTAGCAGGTTTTAAATCCTTTGTGGATGCAACAACTGCTTATTTCCCTACTAATATGACAGCGGTAGTGGGACCAAATGGTTGTGGTAAGTCTAATATTATTGATGCTGTGCGTTGGGTAATGGGCGAAGGATCAGCTAAAAATCTACGTGGCGAATCCATGATAGATGTTATCTTTAACGGTTCTAATACACGTAAACCTGTAACCCAAGCCTCCATTGAACTAATTTTTGATAACAGTGATGGTACTTTACTGGGTGAGTACGCTTGTTATGCAGAGATATCTATTCGTCGTCGTGTAACACGAGATGGTCAGAATCAATATTTTCTTAATGGCACTAAATGCCGACGTCGTGATATTACCGATATTTTCTTAGGAACAGGATTAGGACCACGCAGTTATTCGATTATTGAGCAGGGCATGATTTCTCGTTTAATCGAAGCGCGCCCAGAAGATCTACGTAACTATATTGAAGAAGCGGCAGGCATTTCTAAATATAAAGAACGTCGTCGTGAAACAGAAAATCGTATTCATCGCACCCAAGAAAACTTAGCACGATTATCTGATTTAAGAGAAGAGTTAGGCAGACAGTTAGAGCGGTTACACTCACAAGCTAAATCTGCGGAAAAGTATCAACAATATAAAATAGAAGAAAGACAATTAAAAGCAGAGTTAACCGCCATACGCTGGCAAACTTTGCATAGTCAAACAGAAAATCATCAGCGCATTATTCAAGAACAAGAGTTAGCATTAGAGGCGTTAATTACAGAACAGCAAAATGCTGACACCCATATTGAACAACATCGTGATAAACATCATGATTTATCAGAACATTTCAATCAAGTGCAGGGCCTTTTTTATGCTATTGGTGGTGAAATTGCTCGTTTTGAACAAAGCATTCAGCACAATCAACAACGATTGAAGCAATTACAAGAAGACAGTACAGAAGCGGAGCATAGTTATCAGGAAGCATTAACAACCATTACTGCTGATGAAGAACAGTTAGCTATTATTGCTGAAGAAGTTTTATTATTAGAGCCTGAAAAAGAATTATTAGGAGCAAAAACAGAAGAAGCCACTATTCAACTGCATGAAGTTGAAACCGCTATGGCCACTTGGCAAGAGCAATGGCATGAATTTACTCAAAAAAGCCATGAAACAAAACGTCAGGCAGAAGTACAACAGTCACGCACCCAACACTTTGAGCAAAGTTTAGAACGCATAACTGAACGTATGCAACGTTTTGTTAGTGAAAGTGAACAGTTAAATGCTGATCCACAAGCTGCAGAAATTTTACTGTTAAATGAGCAGTTAGCAGAGTCTGAACTGGTTATTGAACAAGCAGAAGAAGAAAAAGGCCAGTTACAACAAGCTATTCAACACTTACGTAGTCAGCGTACAGAATTAGATCAACGTTATCAGAAGCAACAAAATGATAGCCAACGGTTAGCAGGGCGCATCGCTTCATTAGAAGCATTACAGCAAGCGGCTTTAAATCCTGATAGTAATACTGCTCAATGGTTAAATGATCATGGCTTAGCAAATAATCAACATTTAGCTGATCGTTTAAAAGTGGTAGAGGGCTGGGAATTAGCAGTTGAAACGATTTTAGGTGCTGATTTACAAGCGATTATTTGCGATTCTTTGGATATTTCGAATTTACAGAATTTTACACAGGGTGAGTTAAGACTAATTCAGCCTACTACGATGAGTACAGCTATTAGCAATACTAGTAGTTTATTAGATAAAGTACTCAGTAAAGATATTGCTCCTTCATGGTTAGCGATGGTAATTCCTGTGGAAAACTTAGATGAGGCACTAGCAAAAAGAACAGCATTAGGATTAGGGCAAAGCCTAATTACTCAAGATGGCTATTGGGTAGGTAGCGACTTTATTCGCATTAAGCGAGGTGAACAAACTACTACAGGGGTATTAGCTAGAGCGCAAGAGTTAGAAAAGCTAGTAGAGCAGCAAGCACAATTAGTAGAAATTATTGAACAAACTCAGCAAGACATAGAGTTGTTGACTGAACAGTTACATAGCAAAGAACAATCCTTAGCCAATCAACATAACAAATTACAACATTTAACCCAACAAATGGGTGAATTAAAAGCTAAGCTAGTAGCACATCGGGCACAGGTAGAGCAAGTAACGCAACGCCGCCAGTACTTAGATAAAGAAATTCATGAGCTTACTGTACAACAACAAGCACAGCATGAAGAGTTAAAACAAGCTAGAGCGTTGTTGCAAGAGGCACTAGACCAAATGGCGGAGTATGCTCAGCAAGATATTACATTGCAGATTGAGCGAGGCCAGTTACAAAACCAATTAGAACATTGGCGTCGTGAAGAGCGTGTTCAAAAAGACCAATTACATCAATTATCTATTAAATTAAATGGCCTAGTCACACAGAAGCAAGCAATAGCGCAATCTTTACAACGACTAAAACAACAAATGGATCGTTTACAGGAGCGTAAAGAATTATTGCAATCGCAATTGGCTGAAGGCAGTGCACCGATAGAAGAGTTACGTTTTAGCCTTGAACAGCAATTAGAGAAACGCTTACAAGTAGAAGAAGAACTTAAGCAAGCTCGTTTGGCACTAGAAGATGCAGATAGCTCACTGCGTGAGACAGAACAACGTCGTACCCGAGCAGAGCAACAGTCACAAGCGTTAAGATCACAATTAGAGCAGCAGCGTTTAGATTGGCAGGGCTTAAATGTCCGTAAAAAATCTTTGCAAGAACAGTTGCAAGAAGATAGTTACGATTTGCATACCTTATTGCAAAATCTAACAGAAGAAGCTAATGAGTCGGATTGGCTGAAGCGCTTAGAGCAAGTAACAGAGCGTATCCAACGGTTAGGGGCGATTAACTTAGCCGCTATTGAGGAATATCAGCAGCAATCTGAACGTAAAAACTATTTAGATGCACAGAATAATGATCTAGTGGAAGCATTAACCACCTTAGAAAATGTTATTCAAAAAATTGATAAAGAAACACGGCAACGTTTTAAAGATACATTTGATAAAATTAATGATGGTTTGCAAAAACTTTTTCCGAAAGTGTTTGGTGGCGGTATGGCCTCACTGGAGCTTACAGGAGAAGATTTGTTAAGTACAGGTGTAGCCATTATGGCAAGGCCACCTGGTAAAAAGAATAGTACTATTCACTTATTGTCAGGTGGTGAAAAAGCGCTAACAGCTTTAGCGCTGGTATTTGCTATTTTCCAATTAAATCCAGCACCTTTCTGTATGCTAGATGAAGTAGACGCGCCATTAGATGATACTAATGTGGGTCGTTATGCTAATTTAGTTAAAGAAATGTCTGAAAAAGTACAGTTTATTTATATTACCCATAATAAAATTGCCATGGAGCAAGCAGATCAACTAATGGGTGTAACTATGCATGAACCAGGTTGTTCAAGGTTGGTAGCAGTGAATATGGAAGAAGCGGTTGCATTAACAGAAGTGTAA
- the ung gene encoding uracil-DNA glycosylase — protein MTKEIALETSWKNVLQDEFTKPYMTALGDFLRAEKAAGKIIYPKGSLIFNALNSTPLDAVKVVILGQDPYHGPNQAHGLSFSVQPSVAIPPSLVNIYKEIKRDLNIDPPKHGCLQSWAEQGVLLLNTSLTVEANKAASHSKQGWQQFTDRVIQEVNQHCDGVVFMLWGSHAQSKKGLIDPTKHLVLCSAHPSPLSAHRGFLGNGHFSKANYFLEQRGITPIYWQLPATVSSL, from the coding sequence ATGACTAAAGAAATTGCCTTAGAAACATCATGGAAAAATGTCTTACAAGACGAATTTACAAAGCCATATATGACTGCTTTGGGAGATTTTTTACGCGCTGAAAAAGCAGCAGGTAAAATAATTTATCCCAAAGGTTCGCTTATTTTTAATGCATTAAACAGTACGCCACTAGATGCTGTAAAAGTAGTGATTTTAGGCCAAGATCCTTATCATGGTCCTAACCAAGCTCATGGCCTTAGCTTCTCTGTACAGCCAAGTGTTGCTATTCCGCCTTCTTTAGTGAATATCTATAAAGAGATCAAACGAGATTTAAATATTGATCCACCCAAACATGGTTGTTTACAGTCTTGGGCTGAACAAGGTGTATTACTATTAAATACCTCCTTAACCGTAGAAGCTAATAAAGCGGCTTCACATTCTAAACAAGGTTGGCAACAGTTTACTGATCGCGTTATTCAAGAAGTAAATCAACATTGTGATGGTGTGGTATTTATGTTGTGGGGTTCTCATGCACAAAGTAAAAAAGGCCTGATTGATCCTACTAAACATTTGGTATTGTGTTCAGCCCATCCTTCGCCTTTATCAGCTCATCGTGGTTTTTTAGGCAACGGGCATTTTAGTAAAGCTAATTATTTCTTAGAGCAGCGTGGTATAACACCAATTTACTGGCAATTACCTGCTACTGTAAGTTCTTTGTAG